From Paenibacillus sp. V4I7, one genomic window encodes:
- a CDS encoding general stress protein, translated as MNTYTRVSVTSNLQEAQNKVQQLYREGFEREHIYVLTHSAEGTDFVANYTGAEQITMAEEGVLTSIANLFRSRGDELRAKMRALGVPDVEAGRLEGELDKGKILVLATPSTEVRDYDGADFQRTIL; from the coding sequence ATGAATACTTATACCAGAGTGAGTGTGACATCGAATCTTCAAGAGGCACAGAATAAAGTGCAGCAATTGTACAGAGAAGGCTTTGAGCGAGAGCATATTTATGTGCTGACTCATAGTGCTGAGGGTACTGATTTCGTCGCTAACTATACGGGCGCTGAGCAGATCACCATGGCGGAGGAGGGTGTGCTGACGTCGATCGCTAATCTGTTCCGTTCTCGCGGCGATGAGCTGCGGGCGAAGATGAGAGCGCTCGGTGTGCCTGACGTGGAGGCAGGTCGTTTGGAAGGCGAGCTGGATAAAGGGAAAATCCTTGTTCTGGCTACCCCTTCAACGGAAGTTAGAGACTATGACGGCGCAGATTTTCAACGCACTATTTTATAA
- a CDS encoding DUF1328 domain-containing protein, translating into MLGWAIMFLIIALVAGVFGFFGIVSAAVGIAKVLFFVFLIMFVVSLIFSRRRGF; encoded by the coding sequence ATGTTAGGTTGGGCAATTATGTTTCTAATCATTGCACTTGTAGCCGGTGTTTTTGGATTTTTTGGGATTGTCTCGGCAGCGGTAGGGATTGCCAAAGTCTTATTCTTCGTATTCCTGATTATGTTCGTCGTATCCTTGATTTTCTCAAGACGAAGAGGCTTTTAG
- a CDS encoding cold-shock protein has protein sequence METGTVKWFNAEKGFGFIEMEGGKDVFVHFSAITGEGFKSLDEGQSVQFEVVQGNRGPQAENVVKL, from the coding sequence ATGGAAACAGGCACGGTTAAATGGTTTAATGCAGAAAAAGGTTTTGGTTTCATTGAAATGGAAGGCGGCAAAGATGTCTTCGTTCACTTCAGCGCTATTACTGGGGAAGGCTTCAAAAGCTTGGATGAAGGCCAAAGCGTACAGTTTGAAGTTGTTCAAGGTAACCGCGGACCGCAAGCTGAAAATGTAGTCAAGCTGTAG
- a CDS encoding DUF1003 domain-containing protein, translating into MEEDIDEKKSTGDCTPEKLFQELDNDPSAKLDNDQLDRITAMVNEYQGNIKSHLIEQQEKKSSRADRLADHIASFGGSWTFIVLFCSFLGVWMIINLMSFAFDKPPFILLNLILSCISALQAPVILMSQNRQAARDKQEAILDFAINYRAEQENMELKAMLERLDKRLERMEQQGLTRQLEQGDAKG; encoded by the coding sequence ATGGAAGAAGATATCGATGAAAAGAAATCTACAGGCGATTGTACACCTGAGAAGTTGTTTCAGGAACTGGACAACGATCCGAGTGCCAAACTAGATAATGACCAGTTAGATCGCATAACGGCCATGGTGAATGAATATCAAGGGAATATTAAGTCCCATTTGATTGAACAGCAGGAAAAGAAGTCTTCAAGGGCTGATCGCCTTGCTGATCATATTGCCTCTTTTGGCGGGAGTTGGACGTTTATTGTGTTGTTTTGTTCGTTTTTGGGGGTTTGGATGATCATTAATCTGATGAGCTTCGCATTTGATAAACCGCCATTCATCCTGCTTAATTTGATTCTATCTTGTATTTCGGCCTTGCAGGCTCCGGTCATTCTGATGAGTCAGAATCGTCAAGCGGCGCGAGATAAGCAGGAGGCGATCCTTGATTTCGCGATCAATTACCGAGCCGAACAAGAGAATATGGAGCTAAAGGCAATGCTCGAACGTCTGGATAAAAGGCTGGAAAGAATGGAACAGCAGGGCTTAACGCGGCAACTTGAGCAAGGGGATGCCAAGGGATGA
- a CDS encoding 8-oxoguanine deaminase, which yields MGSLLICNAKAIVTVDEEDRVLEQANILIEDNRIVKMGKDLYEADQVIDASQMFVYPGLINVHHHLYQTFTRNLPQVQKLELFDWLRYLYEIWKGITPDAVYHSSLTGIADLMKNGCTTVFDHHYVFPQQNSAHFVDKQFEAAERLGIRFVASRGSMTLGNDQGGLPPMSVVQDIDTILADSERLIDLYHDASTGSMRQVVLAPCSPFSVSADIMLESAMLARSKGVRLHTHLAETKNEEAYTLERFGMRPLAYMESLGWLGSDVWYAHGIHFNDDEMKLLAHTKTGVAHCPISNMKLSSGIARVPEMLAMGIPVGLAVDGSASNDGSNLLEELRVSYLLHRLQSSSQAPTGYDLLKVATRGGAEILGRSDIGSLEVGKAADLFMVRVDQIDAVGTQTDPKSWLGTVGLKRPVDYTIVNGKVVVENGKLVASDEEKLARECQDSFERFIQQ from the coding sequence ATGGGTTCATTGTTGATTTGCAATGCAAAAGCAATTGTAACGGTGGATGAGGAGGATCGTGTGCTGGAACAGGCGAATATCCTGATTGAAGACAATCGGATCGTGAAGATGGGGAAGGACCTGTATGAGGCAGATCAGGTTATTGATGCGTCTCAGATGTTCGTGTATCCCGGTCTCATTAACGTGCATCATCATTTGTATCAAACGTTCACGCGCAATCTGCCGCAGGTGCAGAAGCTGGAGTTATTCGACTGGCTGCGTTATCTCTACGAAATTTGGAAAGGAATTACGCCGGACGCCGTGTATCATAGCTCACTTACGGGGATTGCGGATCTGATGAAAAACGGTTGTACGACCGTTTTCGACCATCACTATGTGTTTCCACAGCAAAATAGTGCCCATTTTGTAGATAAACAGTTTGAAGCCGCGGAGCGTCTTGGTATCCGATTCGTTGCTTCGAGAGGATCCATGACGCTGGGCAACGATCAGGGAGGGCTGCCTCCCATGAGCGTTGTTCAGGACATAGATACGATTCTAGCCGATAGTGAGAGGCTAATTGATCTCTACCACGATGCCAGCACAGGCTCAATGCGGCAGGTAGTGCTTGCTCCGTGTTCACCGTTCAGCGTATCAGCGGATATCATGCTTGAATCGGCGATGCTCGCCAGGTCGAAGGGTGTGCGGCTGCACACGCATCTAGCTGAGACGAAGAACGAGGAAGCCTACACGCTCGAACGTTTCGGGATGAGGCCTTTGGCCTACATGGAGAGTCTGGGCTGGTTAGGCTCCGATGTGTGGTATGCGCATGGGATACATTTTAACGATGACGAAATGAAGCTGCTTGCACATACCAAAACAGGAGTCGCGCATTGCCCGATTTCGAACATGAAGCTGTCGTCCGGCATAGCCAGGGTTCCCGAGATGCTTGCGATGGGGATTCCCGTGGGCTTAGCTGTTGATGGCAGCGCATCAAACGATGGCTCGAATCTGCTAGAGGAACTCAGAGTCTCGTATCTCTTGCACAGACTTCAGTCTAGCAGTCAGGCGCCGACCGGATATGATCTCTTGAAGGTAGCAACCAGAGGCGGCGCAGAAATATTAGGAAGAAGCGACATTGGTTCGCTGGAGGTTGGTAAAGCAGCTGACCTGTTCATGGTACGTGTAGATCAAATTGACGCTGTGGGGACTCAGACTGATCCGAAGTCGTGGCTAGGGACGGTAGGGCTCAAACGTCCGGTTGATTATACGATTGTGAATGGGAAGGTTGTCGTCGAGAACGGCAAACTAGTTGCATCTGACGAGGAGAAATTAGCGAGAGAATGTCAGGATTCGTTCGAAAGATTCATTCAGCAATGA
- a CDS encoding cold-shock protein translates to MYFSKKSLEPVPEEQTSIWTCSTEQCSCWMRDNFSFADSPACPICNSSMVKDLKMLPTLSNTSSRR, encoded by the coding sequence TTGTACTTTTCAAAGAAATCGTTGGAACCTGTCCCCGAGGAGCAAACCAGCATCTGGACCTGCAGCACAGAACAGTGCTCATGCTGGATGAGAGATAATTTTTCATTCGCTGATAGTCCTGCATGTCCAATTTGCAATTCATCCATGGTCAAGGATTTAAAGATGCTCCCAACCTTATCGAACACAAGCAGCAGGCGATGA